Below is a genomic region from bacterium.
GCAGGGCTTGAGATTATTTTTGAAGATGAAAGGAAGGCACTAAAAGAAAGGTATAAATTTGAAGGTGGTATTGTTTCTTTTGTTCAGTTTTTAAATAAAAACAAAAAAGTTCTTTTTGAAAAACCATTTTATTGTAAAAAAGTTGAAGAAGATGTTGAATGTGAATTTTCTTTCCAGTATAATGATGGATATAGTGATACAGTCCTTTCTTTTGCAAATAATGTTAATACAAAAGAGGGTGGCACTCATCTTACAGGGTTTAAAAGTGGTTTAACAAAAGCAATAAACGAATATGGAAAAAATAATGGATTTCTTGATAAAATAAGTTTGAGTGGTGAAGATGTAAGAGAAGGATTGACTGCTGTAATAAGTGTTAAACTTCCTGAACCACAATTTGAAGGGCAAACAAAAACAAAACTTGGAAATTCAAAAATAAGGTTTATTGTAGATAGTATTGCTTTCAATCAAATTTTTACATTTTTAGAAGAAAACCCTGAACCAGCAAGGGCAATACTGAATAAATGTATCACAACAGCAAAAGCAAGAGAAGCAGCAAGAAAAGCCAGAGATATTACAAGAAAAAAACTTGCAGAAACAGGGGCATTACCAGGAAAACTTGCTGATTGTTCTTCAAAAGACCCTGAAGTCAGAGAACTTTTTATTGTTGAGGGAGATTCAGCAGGTGGAAGTGCAAAACAGGGTAGAGACAGAAACTTTCAAGCAATACTTCCTCTAAAAGGGAAAATTATAAATACTGAGAAAGCAGCAATTGACAAGGTCTTAAATAACGAAGAAATAAAAATGATGATAAGTGCAATTGGAGGTGGAGTTGGAGATGAATTTGATGTAACAAGAGCAAGATATAAAAAAATAATTATTATGACTGATGCAGATGTTGATGGTTCTCATATAAGAACATTACTTTTGACTTTTTTTTATAGACAAATGACTGACCTAATAAAACATGGATATATTTATATTGCTCAACCACCTCTTTACAAAGTAAAGAAAGGTAAAAAAGAAATTTATGTTGAAACAGAGAAAGAAATGGATAATATTCTTATTGATTTTGCAACAGAAAATGCAAAAATGAAAATTTCTTATGATTCAAAATATATTGAAATTGTTGAGGAGAAAGTTAGAGAAATTCTATCTCTTAGCAAAAATTTAAATGAGTTAATAAGAACAATTGAAAATAAAGGAATAAAATTTAAAAATTTAATTGATTATTACCAGAAAAACAAAAAAATCCCACAATATTATTTAGTAGATAATGTAGATAAAAAAGAGTACTATTTTGATAACTATAAACAACTATCTGAATTTCTTGGTAAAAAAGATGAAGAAATTGACCTATTTTCTGACGAAAAGTCAAACTATAAAATTGTAGAAATATATGAAAAAGGACAACTTGAAAAAATTCTTGAGAAAATTAAGGAATTTAAAATAGCACCATCTGAAATTTTTAACAAATGTTTTATCCTAATAAATGAGGAAGAAGAAAGGTATTCTTTAATAGAGATATTTGAAGCATTAAAAGAGAAAGGGAAAAAGAATTTATTTATTCAAAGGTATAAAGGACTTGGAGAAATGAATCCCTTACAACTATGGGAAACAACGATGTCTCCTGAAATAAGGACTTTAAAAAAAGTTACAATTGAAGATGCAATTAAAGCAGAAGAGATATTTACAACATTAATGGGAGATGCTGTTGAACCAAGAAAGGAATTTATAGAAAAATTTGCAAAAGAAGTTAAAAATCTTGATATATAAGGAAAAGAAATGGAAGAGAAAAAAATTATAAATATTGGTGTTGAAGAAGAAATGAGGCAGTCCTATCTGGACTATGCTATGAGTGTTATTGTTGGTAGAGCATTACCTGATGTAAGAGATGGATTAAAACCAGTTCATAGAAGGATTCTTTATGGAATGCTTGAATTAGGGCTTGAACCAGGAAAACCATTTAAAAAATCAGCAAGAGTAGTTGGAGAAGTAATGGGTAAATTTCATCCACATGGTGATGCAGCAATTTATGAAGCAATCGCAAGAATGACACAACCATTTACTTTAAGATATCCAATTATAGAGGGACAGGGTAATTTTGGTTCAATTG
It encodes:
- the gyrB gene encoding DNA topoisomerase (ATP-hydrolyzing) subunit B; translated protein: MDDIKNKYDATTIQVLSGIEAVRKRPAMYIGDTSIGGLHHLVYEVVDNSIDEAMAGYCTKIKITIHSDNSVTVEDNGRGIPIDMHKTEKKPAVEVVMTVLHAGGKFDRKVYSVSGGLHGVGVSVVNALSEYLEVEIKRDGNIYHQRYEKGIPVTQLKVIGKTKTTGTKVTFKPDSKIFEVVEFDENILTGRFKELAFLNAGLEIIFEDERKALKERYKFEGGIVSFVQFLNKNKKVLFEKPFYCKKVEEDVECEFSFQYNDGYSDTVLSFANNVNTKEGGTHLTGFKSGLTKAINEYGKNNGFLDKISLSGEDVREGLTAVISVKLPEPQFEGQTKTKLGNSKIRFIVDSIAFNQIFTFLEENPEPARAILNKCITTAKAREAARKARDITRKKLAETGALPGKLADCSSKDPEVRELFIVEGDSAGGSAKQGRDRNFQAILPLKGKIINTEKAAIDKVLNNEEIKMMISAIGGGVGDEFDVTRARYKKIIIMTDADVDGSHIRTLLLTFFYRQMTDLIKHGYIYIAQPPLYKVKKGKKEIYVETEKEMDNILIDFATENAKMKISYDSKYIEIVEEKVREILSLSKNLNELIRTIENKGIKFKNLIDYYQKNKKIPQYYLVDNVDKKEYYFDNYKQLSEFLGKKDEEIDLFSDEKSNYKIVEIYEKGQLEKILEKIKEFKIAPSEIFNKCFILINEEEERYSLIEIFEALKEKGKKNLFIQRYKGLGEMNPLQLWETTMSPEIRTLKKVTIEDAIKAEEIFTTLMGDAVEPRKEFIEKFAKEVKNLDI